From the genome of Mycobacterium kansasii ATCC 12478:
GGATCACGCACACCGGACAACCCGGGCCGTGCACCAGTTCGACGTTGTCGGGCAGCAGGTGTTCGATGCCGTGCCGGTAAATGGTGTGGGTGTGCCCACCGCACACCTCCATGAACTTGAAGTGTTCAGGGCCGGAGCCGGCCAGGTGCTCGATCGCGGTCAGCAGTTTGCGCGCCGCGGCCGGGTCGCGGAATTCGTCAACGAATTTCATGGTGTGACACCCCTGTTCAGATGATCGCCGACGAGTCGAAGGCTTGCATTTCGGTGGTGTAGGCGTCGCCGAGCTTCTGGATGGCGGCCAGGGTCAGCAACGCCTCGGTCTCGTCGATCTTGGCCATGGCGAAACCGACGTGGATGAGCACCCAGTCGT
Proteins encoded in this window:
- a CDS encoding HypC/HybG/HupF family hydrogenase formation chaperone, with amino-acid sequence MCLGIPGRIVEITDPANYLAKVDVSGVQRTISVRLLDEDMPQPDDWVLIHVGFAMAKIDETEALLTLAAIQKLGDAYTTEMQAFDSSAII